One window from the genome of Rhinolophus ferrumequinum isolate MPI-CBG mRhiFer1 chromosome 10, mRhiFer1_v1.p, whole genome shotgun sequence encodes:
- the DDX17 gene encoding probable ATP-dependent RNA helicase DDX17 isoform X1, which produces MRGGGFGDRDRDRDRGGFGARGGGGLPPKKFGNPGERLRKKKWDLSELPKFEKNFYVEHPEVARLTPYEVDELRRKKEITVRGGDVCPKPVFAFHHANFPQYVMDVLMDQHFTEPTPIQCQGFPLALSGRDMVGIAQTGSGKTLAYLLPAIVHINHQPYLERGDGPICLVLAPTRELAQQVQQVADDYGKCSRLKSTCIYGGAPKGPQIRDLERGVEICIATPGRLIDFLESGKTNLRRCTYLVLDEADRMLDMGFEPQIRKIVDQIRPDRQTLMWSATWPKEVRQLAEDFLRDYTQINVGNLELSANHNILQIVDVCMESEKDHKLIQLMEEIMAEKENKTIIFVETKRRCDDLTRRMRRDGWPAMCIHGDKSQPERDWVLNEFRSGKAPILIATDVASRGLDVEDVKFVINYDYPNSSEDYVHRIGRTARSTNKGTAYTFFTPGNLKQARELIKVLEEANQAINPKLMQLVDHRGGGGGGGKGGRSRYRTASSANNPNLMYQDECDRRLRGVKDGGRRDSASYRDRSETDRAAYANGSGYGSPNSAFGAQAGQYTYSQGTYGAAAYGTSGYTAPEYGAGTYGASTTASTGRSSQSSSQQFSGIGRSGQQPQPLMSQQFAQPPGATNMIGYMGQTAYQYPPPPPPPPPSRK; this is translated from the exons ATGCGCGGAGGCGGCTTTGGGGACCGGGACCGGGATCGTGACCGtggagg ATTTGGAGCAAGAGGTGGTGGTGGCCTTCCCCCGAAGAAATTTGGTAATCCTGGGGAGCGTTTACGTAAAAAGAAGTGGGATTTGAGTGAGCTCCCCAAGTTTGAGAAGAATTTTTACGTGGAACATCCAGAAGTGGCGAGGCTGACTCCA TATGAGGTTGATGAACTACGCCGTAAGAAGGAGATTACAGTGAGAGGGGGTGACGTTTGTCCTAAACCTGTGTTTGCCTTCCATCATGCTAACTTCCCAC AATACGTAATGGATGTGTTGATGGATCAGCACTTCACAGAACCAACTCCGATTCAGTGCCAGGGATTTCCATTGGCCCTTAGTGGCCGCGATATGGTGGGCATTGCTCAGACTGGCTCTGGGAAGACATTAGCA TATTTGCTGCCTGCAATTGTTCATATTAACCACCAGCCATACTTGGAAAGGGGAGATGGTCCAATT TGTCTAGTTCTGGCTCCTACCAGAGAGCTTGCCCAGCAGGTACAGCAAGTGGCTGATGACTACGGCAAGTGTTCCAGGTTGAAGAGTACTTGCATTTATGGAGGTGCTCCTAAAGGTCCCCAGATTCGAGACTTGGAGagag gTGTTGAGATCTGTATAGCTACTCCTGGACGCCTGATAGATTTCCTGGAGTCAGGAAAGACAAATCTCCGCCGATGTACTTACCTTGTACTGGATGAGGCAGACAGAATGCTTGAtatgggatttgaaccccagaTCCGGAAAATCGTTGACCAAATCAGG cCTGATAGGCAGACATTGATGTGGAGTGCAACCTGGCCAAAAGAAGTGAGACAGCTCGCAGAGGACTTCCTTCGTGATTACACCCAAATCAACGTTGGCAATTTGGAGCTGAGCGCCAACCACAACATCCTGCAGATTGTGGACGTCTGCATGGAAAGTGAAAAGGACCACAA GTTGATCCAACTCATGgaggaaataatggctgaaaaggaaaataagacaatAATATTTGTAGAGACAAAGAGACGCTGTGATGATCTCACTCGAAGGATGCGCAGAGATGG TTGGCCAGCTATGTGTATCCATGGAGACAAGAGTCAACCAGAAAGAGATTGGGTACTTAATG AGTTTCGTTCTGGAAAGGCTCCCATCCTCATTGCCACAGATGTAGCCTCCCGTGGGCTAG ATGTGGAAGATGTCAAGTTTGTGATCAACTACGACTATCCAAACAGCTCAGAGGACTATGTGCACCGCATTGGCCGAACCGCCCGCAGCACCAACAAGGGCACCGCCTACACCTTCTTCACCCCGGGAAACCTAAAGCAGGCCAGGGAGTTGATCAAGGTGCTGGAAGAAGCCAATCAGGCCATCAATCCAAAGCTGATGCAGCTGGTGGACCACAGAGGCGGCGGCGGAGGAGGGGGTAAGG GAGGTCGTTCTCGATACCGGACCGCTTCTTCAGCCAACAACCCCAATCTGATGTATCAGGATGAGTGTGACCGCAGGCTTCGAGGAGTCAAGGATGGTGGCCGGAGAGACTCTGCGAGCTATCGGGATCGTAGTGAGACCGATAGAGCCGCTTACGCTAACGGCAGTGGCTATGGAAGTCCCAATTCTGCCTTTGGAGCACAAGCAGGCCAATACACCTATAGTCAAGGCACCTATGGGGCAGCTGCTTATGGCACCAGTGGCTATACAGCCCCAGAATATGGCGCTGGCACTTACGGGGCTAGTACCACCGCTTCAACTGGGAGAAGTTCACAGAGCTCTAGCCAGCAGTTTAGTGGGATAGGCCGGTCTGGGCAGCAACCACAGCCACTGATGTCACAGCAGTTTGCACAGCCTCCGGGAGCTACCAACATGATAGGTTACATGGGGCAGACTGCCTACCAGTacccccccccacctcctcccccgcCTCCTTCACGCAAATGA
- the KDELR3 gene encoding ER lumen protein-retaining receptor 3: MNVFRILGDLSHLLAMILLLGKIWRSKCCKGISGKSQILFAVVFTTRYLDLFTNFISVYNTVMKVVFLLCAYVTVYMIYGKFRKTFDSENDTFRLEFLLVPVIGLSFLENYNFTPLEILWTFSIYLESVAILPQLFMISKTGEAETITTHYLFFLGLYRALYLANWIRRYQTENFYDQIAVVSGVVQTIFYCDFFYLYVTKVLKGKKLSLPVPI; the protein is encoded by the exons ATGAACGTGTTCCGCATCCTCGGCGACCTGAGCCACCTCCTCGCCATGATCTTGCTCCTGGGAAAGATCTGGAGATCCAAGTGCTGCAAGG GCATCTCTGGGAAGAGCCAGATCCTTTTCGCTGTTGTCTTCACCACCAGGTACCTGGACCTGTTCACCAACTTCATCTCCGTCTACAACACAGTCATGAAG GtggttttcctcctctgtgcttATGTCACAGTGTATATGATCTACGGGAAATTTCGGAAAACGTTTGACAGTGAGAATGACACGTTCCGCCTGGAGTTCCTTCTGGTCCCCGTCATTGGCCTCTCGTTCCTGGAGAATTATAATTTCACTCCCCTGGAG ATCCTCTGGACTTTCTCTATCTACCTGGAGTCGGTGGCCATTCTGCCCCAGCTCTTCATGATCAGCAAGACTGGAGAGGCCGAGACCATTACTACCCACTATCTGTTCTTCCTGGGGCTATACCGGGCACTCTACCTGGCTAACTGGATCAGGCGATACCAGACTGAGAATTTCTATGACCAAATTGCAGTTGTGTCTGGAGTGGTACAGACCATCTTCTACTGTGACTTCTTCTACTTGTATGTGACCAAAG tcCTTAAAGGAAAGAAGTTAAGTCTTCCGGTGCCAATTTGA
- the DDX17 gene encoding probable ATP-dependent RNA helicase DDX17 isoform X2, with translation MRGGGFGDRDRDRDRGGFGARGGGGLPPKKFGNPGERLRKKKWDLSELPKFEKNFYVEHPEVARLTPYEVDELRRKKEITVRGGDVCPKPVFAFHHANFPQYVMDVLMDQHFTEPTPIQCQGFPLALSGRDMVGIAQTGSGKTLAYLLPAIVHINHQPYLERGDGPICLVLAPTRELAQQVQQVADDYGKCSRLKSTCIYGGAPKGPQIRDLERGVEICIATPGRLIDFLESGKTNLRRCTYLVLDEADRMLDMGFEPQIRKIVDQIRPDRQTLMWSATWPKEVRQLAEDFLRDYTQINVGNLELSANHNILQIVDVCMESEKDHKLIQLMEEIMAEKENKTIIFVETKRRCDDLTRRMRRDGWPAMCIHGDKSQPERDWVLNEFRSGKAPILIATDVASRGLDVEDVKFVINYDYPNSSEDYVHRIGRTARSTNKGTAYTFFTPGNLKQARELIKVLEEANQAINPKLMQLVDHRGGGGGGGGRSRYRTASSANNPNLMYQDECDRRLRGVKDGGRRDSASYRDRSETDRAAYANGSGYGSPNSAFGAQAGQYTYSQGTYGAAAYGTSGYTAPEYGAGTYGASTTASTGRSSQSSSQQFSGIGRSGQQPQPLMSQQFAQPPGATNMIGYMGQTAYQYPPPPPPPPPSRK, from the exons ATGCGCGGAGGCGGCTTTGGGGACCGGGACCGGGATCGTGACCGtggagg ATTTGGAGCAAGAGGTGGTGGTGGCCTTCCCCCGAAGAAATTTGGTAATCCTGGGGAGCGTTTACGTAAAAAGAAGTGGGATTTGAGTGAGCTCCCCAAGTTTGAGAAGAATTTTTACGTGGAACATCCAGAAGTGGCGAGGCTGACTCCA TATGAGGTTGATGAACTACGCCGTAAGAAGGAGATTACAGTGAGAGGGGGTGACGTTTGTCCTAAACCTGTGTTTGCCTTCCATCATGCTAACTTCCCAC AATACGTAATGGATGTGTTGATGGATCAGCACTTCACAGAACCAACTCCGATTCAGTGCCAGGGATTTCCATTGGCCCTTAGTGGCCGCGATATGGTGGGCATTGCTCAGACTGGCTCTGGGAAGACATTAGCA TATTTGCTGCCTGCAATTGTTCATATTAACCACCAGCCATACTTGGAAAGGGGAGATGGTCCAATT TGTCTAGTTCTGGCTCCTACCAGAGAGCTTGCCCAGCAGGTACAGCAAGTGGCTGATGACTACGGCAAGTGTTCCAGGTTGAAGAGTACTTGCATTTATGGAGGTGCTCCTAAAGGTCCCCAGATTCGAGACTTGGAGagag gTGTTGAGATCTGTATAGCTACTCCTGGACGCCTGATAGATTTCCTGGAGTCAGGAAAGACAAATCTCCGCCGATGTACTTACCTTGTACTGGATGAGGCAGACAGAATGCTTGAtatgggatttgaaccccagaTCCGGAAAATCGTTGACCAAATCAGG cCTGATAGGCAGACATTGATGTGGAGTGCAACCTGGCCAAAAGAAGTGAGACAGCTCGCAGAGGACTTCCTTCGTGATTACACCCAAATCAACGTTGGCAATTTGGAGCTGAGCGCCAACCACAACATCCTGCAGATTGTGGACGTCTGCATGGAAAGTGAAAAGGACCACAA GTTGATCCAACTCATGgaggaaataatggctgaaaaggaaaataagacaatAATATTTGTAGAGACAAAGAGACGCTGTGATGATCTCACTCGAAGGATGCGCAGAGATGG TTGGCCAGCTATGTGTATCCATGGAGACAAGAGTCAACCAGAAAGAGATTGGGTACTTAATG AGTTTCGTTCTGGAAAGGCTCCCATCCTCATTGCCACAGATGTAGCCTCCCGTGGGCTAG ATGTGGAAGATGTCAAGTTTGTGATCAACTACGACTATCCAAACAGCTCAGAGGACTATGTGCACCGCATTGGCCGAACCGCCCGCAGCACCAACAAGGGCACCGCCTACACCTTCTTCACCCCGGGAAACCTAAAGCAGGCCAGGGAGTTGATCAAGGTGCTGGAAGAAGCCAATCAGGCCATCAATCCAAAGCTGATGCAGCTGGTGGACCACAGAGGCGGCGGCGGAGGAGGGG GAGGTCGTTCTCGATACCGGACCGCTTCTTCAGCCAACAACCCCAATCTGATGTATCAGGATGAGTGTGACCGCAGGCTTCGAGGAGTCAAGGATGGTGGCCGGAGAGACTCTGCGAGCTATCGGGATCGTAGTGAGACCGATAGAGCCGCTTACGCTAACGGCAGTGGCTATGGAAGTCCCAATTCTGCCTTTGGAGCACAAGCAGGCCAATACACCTATAGTCAAGGCACCTATGGGGCAGCTGCTTATGGCACCAGTGGCTATACAGCCCCAGAATATGGCGCTGGCACTTACGGGGCTAGTACCACCGCTTCAACTGGGAGAAGTTCACAGAGCTCTAGCCAGCAGTTTAGTGGGATAGGCCGGTCTGGGCAGCAACCACAGCCACTGATGTCACAGCAGTTTGCACAGCCTCCGGGAGCTACCAACATGATAGGTTACATGGGGCAGACTGCCTACCAGTacccccccccacctcctcccccgcCTCCTTCACGCAAATGA